TTAATTTAACTAAGCAACCATCTCACTGATGTCTTTTTTTCCTGAAGAACTAAAAGGCAATGTGCTTTTCATATCTACATGAAATTTGACTCAGATTTTTTTTTTTACTAAAACGTGGTAATTTCTTTGTAAATAGTATGATTATTTAAGCACCATAtacctgataacttaggtataaGCACCGCGGTAACTTTGACTAcatgaaaaaaatattaaaaacataTACCCAATAACTAATGTGTAAATATCATGATATATACACATCCAAATCTCATAATTTAAATGCAAACACCATGGTAACCTCGACCAAATGATTTTTTGTTGTTAAAACATACCCCTGATAAattctgtgtaaataacatgatcaTTCAAGCACCGTAGACCTGATACCTTAGGTACAAACACCGCGATAACTTCGACCAGGTAAAAATTATTGAAAACATACACCcgataacttatgtgaaaatatCATGATAATATATGCATCCacacatgataacttaaatacaaACACCGTGCTAACCTTACCCGCCGTTTTCTGTTATTGAAACCATCCCGATAActtctgtgtaaataacatgattaTTTAAGCACTGTAGACCTGATAACAGGTACAAATACCAAGGTAACTTTGAACCAGGTGAAAAAATTATTGAAAACATACACCGATAATTTttatgtaaatagcatgataatgtACACATCCACATatgataacttacatacaaacaccCCGGTAACCTTGACTAGATGCTTTTTGTTGTTGAAAATATACCTCGGTAATTTCTATGTAGATAACATGATCATTTAAGCACTATAGATCTGATAACTTAGGTACGAACATCACAATAATTTTTGAACCAGGTGAAAAAATTGTTGAAAACATACGCCCGATAAtttctgtgtaaataacatgataatatatgtATCCACACCTGATAATTTACATACAAACACCGCGGTAACCTCGACCAGATGATTTTTCGTTGTTGAAAATATACCCCGGTAACCAAAATGCATAACTTGTGTGCAAAAACAGTGGTATTTTTCGCAGCTAATAACGTAGGCTCAAACACCATAGTAAATTTTCACCGGGGGAAAAGTTGTTGAAATATATCCTGATAATCTTCGTGTAAAGTTTGCATGTTGCCCATGCTAAACTTAGCATGCTTCTCACGCTTATCAGCATTATAATGATAGAGTTGTCAACCTTTGTCATGTTATTTGTTATCAGGGCGTTATGTTGAAGTTACCATGATGGTCATGTCATAGTTATCACGCTGCTTATTCCAagttatcaagactctttttttGCTAATATGATAGAAAGAAGAAGGGTTCAAATAACCCTGTTTATGTATTGTGGACAATAAAAAAAGACGGGTGAGTTGGTTAGTGGCTCTTGTAGATAGTTGGGAGACCAAAGTTCAATTCCCCTTTTAAGCACTTTATTTCTTTTTCTCCGCTATTCTAGACTAATCGATATAAAACCAGACGAGTGAAAAAAAGTCTGTGTACCGAGGTGAGATAAAAATCGGTGGGAAGAAAATCTAGAAGAAAGAAAATCAGGGAAGCGGGAGGATCGATCGAAGGTCTTCCGGATCTGTCGCTAACAACCAGTCAACTTGTTGTTAGCACAGTCCTTCCTATTATTATGCAAGGAAAATATTCTTTCTTTATTTACATATTCGCATGTCATCTACTAAAATGAGAACCTGCCAACAATTATGTTTGAATCATAAGCGGCTCAGTGAAATAAAGAAGTGAATGAGAAACCTACTATCATCAGGTGACTTCAAAAAAAAACACTGCAAAATTATGAAAGTTTGATACTCTGTCTGAACGGTTGAAAGTATGCTATTAAGACTTTTCATGTCTAAGTTTGACTCTGACAACGATATGCTTCTAACTTTGACTTAAAacagttcaatatttgacactgaTAGGTACCTACTCTGCCATATCCTTTGACTATGAAATCCACTTACCTTGGAGTTGAACACGTCTGCTTTAAAAAGCCTCGCATTGCATCTCCTTCTAAGACTTGCATTAATTCCATTCATAATATTTGCTTGTGGAAAATCgtaactagttttggaagtatatgAATATGATGCGAACCTGCCAACAATTATGTTTGAATCATAAGCGGCTCAGTGAAATAAAGAAGTGAATGAGAAACCTACTATCATCAGGTGACTTCAAAAAAAAACTCTGCAAAATTATGAAAGTTTGATACTCTGTCTGAACGGTTGAAAGTATGCTATTAAGACTTTTCATGTCTAAGTTTGACTCTGACAACGATATGCTTCTAACTTTGACTTAAAacagttcaatatttgacactgaTAGGTACCTACTCTGCCATATCCTTTGACTATGAAATCCACTTACCTTGGAGTTGAACACGTCTGCTTTAAAAAGCCTCGCATTGCATCTCCTTCTAAGACTTGCATTAATTCCATTCATAATATTTGCTTGTGGAAAATCgtaactagttttggaagtatatgAATATGATGCGACACAATTTACTTTTCAGCCTATACATTCTCTTAAAAACAATATCCCTGATTGCAGAATAAAGTTTAAGTTGTAAACCACATTACTTCTCCTCACTTAACTGTCCACCAGCTGACTTTGTAGGCAATTATATATGATATTAGCCATTGGTTTATTACAGTATAATTAAACATTTACGCATGTGCGCAGGGCTATGGGTTGCTCGCCCTACAAGCATACCGACCCTCGCTCCATCCTGCGCCTTGCAACACTGAAGCAGACCTAAGCAGCTGCAAAGAGGTCCATGGCCGGAACGCCACCTTGCTGTACGCAGCCTTGTACATCAGTGCATTTGGCGATGGCTGTATACGTACGTGCATACCATCCCTCGGAGCAGACCAGTTTGACCGTAAAGATCCTTCCGAGTCCCGCCAGCAGTCCAGCTTCTTCAACTGGTACACTTTCGGGGTCTCCCTTGGAGGCTTTATCGGGCTGATCCTCATAGTGTGGCTCCAGAACTACAAGGGGTGGGACGTCGGGCTTGGGGCCTGCGCCATCCTGGTTCTGTTTGGGTTGCTCGTTGTTGCTGTCGGTCTCCCTTTCTACCGCAACCAAGTGCCGGAAGGAAGCCCTCTTACTCGAATACTGCAGGTTGTGCTACTGCTACGTAGTACTTCCTGACTTAAAATATAAGATACCATTGTCAATTCTCACCAAAAGTTAACTATACAATTTTGCCTCCCCAGGTTCTTGTGGTTGCATTAAGGAACAGGAATCTTGAACTTTCTGAGAAGCTGGAAGAAGCAGAGGATAGCCGTACTGGGACTGGGACAGGGTTTGTCCAAGTACCACCTCAAAGAAAAAGTCTGAAGTAAGATTCGGTGAAATAATACCATTTTCTTAGCAGGCTACATGTCATAGAGATTACATACTAGAGATGTTTAGTTGTATTCCCTATTACAAACTCTTTCGTGCATCTGGACAGGTTCCTCGACAAAGCTTGCATCCACCACGGCAAAGACGGGGATTGGTCAGTTTGCAATGCGACGAAGGTGGAGGAGACGAAGATCGTGCTCCGCGTGCTCCCTCTCTTCTTCAGCTCCATGATCGCGTACGTATCCAACACGATCGTCTTCACGTTCACGGTGCAGCAAGGTGGCATGACCAACACAAGTCTGGGCAAGATCCACGTCTCCCCTGCGACGCTCTTCATCATCCCAATCACATTCCAGCTGATAATGCTGGCCGTCTACGACCAGTTCATCGTGCCGTTCCTGCGAAAGCGCACGGGCTACGTGGGCGGCATCGCTCATCTGCAGCGCATCGCCATAGGCTTCGCCTCCATGATACTCGCCGCGGTCATCGCAGCGGTCGtcgagaagaaaaggaaggaggcgGTAGTGCAGATGTCCCTGTTCTGGCTCGCGCCTCAGTTCTTCCTGCTTGGCGTGGCAGACGTGACGTCGTTCACCGGGCTCCTGGAGTTCTTCAACAGCGAGGCGCCACGGGGCATGAAGTCGATCGCCACGGCGTTGTTCTGGTGTGAGCTCGGGCTCGCGTCGTTGATGGCCACATTCCTGGTGGAAATCGTGAACAGGGCCACGAGGCACGGGCAGCAGGGAGGCTGGCTCGAGGGGAAAAGCTTGAACAACAGCCGTCTTGACCTGTTCTACTGGGTTGTGGCTGTTGTCGGGTTGCTTGGTTTCTTGAACTACCTTTACTGGGCGAAGAAGTATGTATACCAGCACAATCCACGCATCGCTGAGCCGTCGGTTGACGAGGACTCACCTTGAAATTTCGGATTCACGATGCAATAGATTAGATGACTTCTTCGGTAGGCCTCCTTTAAGAAGTTTAAAATTTTCAATGCAAATCGACCGTGGAGATTGGAACTTACCTTTGATGAAAAAACTGTGGTCGTGCTGATCCCGTAAAAAAATTTACAGCCTCATATATGCAGTTTTCGAGCCGTTTTTTGAGGGAACCAGTAAACCGGTCAACGCCGGAGCACGGGCCTTGCGACGCCGCGCACGAGCAGCGAGTAGGCGAGGAGCTGGCTGGCCGGAGCATCACCGGAGTACGCGGCGGCCAGAGCGTCGCCGGAGAAGGCGGCAAGCCAGAGCGGCGCCGTTTTGGCTGGCCGGAATTCAAGTTTGTCCATGCTTGCGTTCCTGGAAAAGAAGAAGCATGGAGAGAAAAGTAAGAGAAAAACTTTTACTATATGGGTTTACGGTTTACGGGATCTGTTTCGCTCGATACCCCGCGGTATACTATTTTTACAAGACGTGCTTTTGCGGGATCTGCTTGAGATGCTCTAAGGGCATCTTTAGCAGACCCCCTTCCTATAATTTCAAAACTTATTTTCTATAAGAGAAAAACTACTTTATTCCAGAAAAACTACTTTTTAGGGATTAAACTTTTCTTCATCTAGCAAATCCTCTAAAACTTAATCCCCCGAAAATTTATTGGCCCATTCATCCAACCATTTTCAAACTTATCACGATATATAAAGCCAAAACTTGAGAATTCAAGACCACACAATTCAAATACATATCAAAGTTAATACTTTCAACTTAACCATTCAAATTCAATTAGAACATACGATCCAAAGGAACTAACAGTCCAAACAAACATGATAAAGGCACAAAAATGGCTGTAAAAGTTGGCTTGTCCCATGATGTAGTAGCACGAAAATCAGTTAAAATTGCACAGGTACCTgatctcctttttttatttctgtttatgGTCTCTTCAACTATGGAGAAGCTATTTTTTCAAAGAGAAATTTGGTGAGGGGGAAAGGGAAAGTCAAGGAGGGAGGATCTGAACAGGAGGAGAAAAGGATCACCTCTTTTTTCACCCTTGTTGGTGCTGCCTATACTTTCTCGTCTGGATTCATGTTTTAGTTGCACACATTTACAGCAAAAGTTGGCTTTGGATTCATGTTTAGTTGCACAAATATATGTTTATTTTTGCACAGACAACACACATCTATGTCTGGGTGTGTTGGTTGCACACAGTTACAACAAAAGTTGGCTTTTGGATCCATGATTAGTTTGCACATCTCTTTTCTAGTCTTGGCTGTTTGGTTGCACACATAGCAGGAAAAGTTGGTTTGGGATCCATGTTTTAGTTGGCAGAAATATAGGCTTCTATTTGCACACATGGCATAAAAAGGTTTCTTTTGGAACCCATGCTTTTTTAGTTGCGCAAATATGTGCTTCTTTCTACATAAACAGTACATCCAGTCCATATTTTCTAGTATTTGGCCGTTTGGTTGCACATATTGCACAAAAAGTTGGCATTGTTGGAACTGTGATTAGCTGCACAAACAGGAACATCCAGTCCATGTTTCTAGTTTGGGCTATTTGCAAAACTACTCCCTTGTGTCTATTTGCACACATCCAGGCAAAAGTTGGTTTTACTACAGGGTCTAGTTGCACAGAGTGGTGTTTAATTAAACAGAGAtcaaattttctctttttttgttactTCCTTGTGTCTATTTGCACACATCCAGGCAAAAGTTGGTTTTACTATAGGGTATAGTTGCACAGAGTGGTGTTTAATTACACAGAGATcatattttctcctttttttggctTCCTGTTTTGCTACTCCCTCCAACTATGGAGAAGATCGGTGACAGATCCACAGGCAAGGTGAAGGGAAAGTGAAGAAGATGAAGGGAAAGTGGAGAAGAAGGAGACCCATGGAGGAGGAAGTGTGGACGAGGAGGCGTGGGAGGCTTTTTCTAGAGAGTAGTGGGGTCACGTGATCGCGATTGGGCCTTGTTTTCTGTTTGTTGGACTCGTCTGGCTGGCGGCCGCTCGCGAGCGCTACCGAGCCAACGGATTTTGCGGGGCGGAAGGAGGCCTTCCTTTCTCGGAATGGGGGGACAGGAATTTTCTTTTTCTGGCCGGCCGCTCGCTACCGCTAGCGAGCCAACGGCCGCCAGCCAGACGCGTCCATGAAAATGATGACGCGCATCTTATCTCGGCTTGTTAGCCATATCTAGGCACAACTGCAGCGGCCACGCATGGCCAATAGCGATAACGTCCCCGGTCCGGAACGGTGGCTGTTGACCGGGCTATCTAATGATGAAATGATAAGTATCTCGATTTTTATAGGAAAAGATATGCAATTGAAAGCATAGCATAAAAAAATCATTGAATCTAGGCTAATATTTTTTTTTAAATGTGATTGATTGATTCTTAtcctatataagaataggaatccACGCAAATGACCAATGGTGGCCGGGCTCCAGTGAGCTTGTTTTTAAAAAAACATGTTTCCATAGCGCAAAATAAATTGGCAAAAATTGTAAATacagaaatactccctccgttcctaaatataggtctttctagatattgcaacaaatgactacatacggagcaaaatgagtgaatctatacactaaaatatgtctatatacatccgtatgttattGTCCATTTGAAAtcactaaaaagacttatatttaggaacggagggagtacaagtttaACACATCCGAGAAAAGTTTCATAACATTATACTTTCACACGTGGCGTACCAAAACAAGGCAAATATGTATTTTCAAAATGGGCCGACTTTTGTTTTTGTTGGGCcgcaattttgtcttttttgtacagcaTACATCGCAATATTTTCAAACGGTTTTTTACGCATTTGTGCAGAAAACACATAAGGTTCCATCGAAAGAAacaattttttgaaacatttaaatatgatttcgtttttcttttttgaaaaaggGGCTCCATGGACATCCCT
This region of Triticum aestivum cultivar Chinese Spring chromosome 2D, IWGSC CS RefSeq v2.1, whole genome shotgun sequence genomic DNA includes:
- the LOC123053752 gene encoding protein NRT1/ PTR FAMILY 4.5, yielding MTIGGSVDWKGNPIDREVHGGVRAAWFMYVANVVMNMVIVPNLLNLVTYLHGTMHMGVSSSATTVTNLVGATCGFALIGAFLSDSYIMRSRTILIFGPLMFLGYGLLALQAYRPSLHPAPCNTEADLSSCKEVHGRNATLLYAALYISAFGDGCIRTCIPSLGADQFDRKDPSESRQQSSFFNWYTFGVSLGGFIGLILIVWLQNYKGWDVGLGACAILVLFGLLVVAVGLPFYRNQVPEGSPLTRILQVLVVALRNRNLELSEKLEEAEDSRTGTGTGFVQVPPQRKSLKFLDKACIHHGKDGDWSVCNATKVEETKIVLRVLPLFFSSMIAYVSNTIVFTFTVQQGGMTNTSLGKIHVSPATLFIIPITFQLIMLAVYDQFIVPFLRKRTGYVGGIAHLQRIAIGFASMILAAVIAAVVEKKRKEAVVQMSLFWLAPQFFLLGVADVTSFTGLLEFFNSEAPRGMKSIATALFWCELGLASLMATFLVEIVNRATRHGQQGGWLEGKSLNNSRLDLFYWVVAVVGLLGFLNYLYWAKKYVYQHNPRIAEPSVDEDSP